The DNA region aaagggggcctaagagggcgcttctgaaagcgctctctaaggctttccaaaagcgccttctaaactggaaatgtacatggacttagagagcgctttttcaaaagcgccctctaagggtaaccttagagggcgctttcacaaaagcgccctctattgttgtccctccattttttttttggcttcactttagagggcgctttgttacaaaagcgccctctaaagggggcctaagagggcgcttctaaaagcgctctctaaggctttccaaaaagcgccttataaactggaaatgtacatggacatagagagtgtttttttagaagcgccctctaaggttacccttagagggcgctttcaataaagcgtcctctattggtgtcccttcatttcctcattattttttcgcttcactttagagggcgctttgttacaaaagcgccctctaaagtgcgctgtctattcaagttgttcgctccttattttttctcttcactttagagtgcgcttttgtaataaagcgccctctaaggggcgctgtctattccagtttttggcgtagtgatagTTTTAATCAAGTTTTTTATTAACAAATGCATTGTCCCTTAGGAATAGCCTTTGAATTCAATTCTAACCCTTAGATTAGGATTAGTCATAATTTTCAAGTTAATTCAAACCCtcgattcaagttgatcaaaagcaattttgatcaactaaatcctttgatcttgtataatcccacagtctattcaagtgatcaaaagacccttgacCACTTGATAAGACTCTTTCTGTAATTTGTGGAGCTAGAAGCCTCAAGTCGGACTCTCAATCAAAGCATCCCAGTCATATAAAGCAGTGGATCATACAAGACACATCAAAGGTGGTTCTTCAAAAGCTTGCTAATCAAGGCTAAaattgtgtggcatgagccttaagcaatagagaatgaatgagagtggagaattccattaactcatttTAAATATCTTTGGATACGGAACGCTTAACCCAGTTTCTTattgtattcacctctattcatagactttagcacagTTTAAATCCTATGATTGGCAAGTCTCTCCCTTCACAAAGAAAGCAGTGCAACAAGTAGAAGACTACCAACAACTATCAATCATAATTCTAGTTGTatgtcatgagccttaagcaataaagaatgatgagagtggagaGTTCCTATCCTTGTCTAAGGTATCCTTGGGTACGGGACGCttgacccagttgctcaaggtatccgtctttgttcatagactttaatATAACGTGAATTGAAGGACTAGTAAGGCATTCATCATCACAGGGAGCAGCAAAGATTCTTCTCCAGCAACTTGAAATTTAGGATAAGAAttacatgccatgagccttaagtaataaaGAATGGATGAGAGTGAAGAATTTCATTAACTCATTCTAgatatctttgggtatgggacgcTTAACCCAGTTGCTCATCCtattcacctttactcatagactttagtgtggttAATATCCAATGACTGTCAAGTCTCTTCATATTCCTTTATCAATCAATCATTTATTTTGCCTCAATCATCTTGCTGTCAgccctagtgggttgaactacgaaagctctgactttctcattgcacagtgagaatacgtaggcaggagaattcagattcttcgcgagctaccctatttattaatccaATTCTTCActcttcattcattcaatcaataccatctttttgagatcaaatatcattttccttggattccatgcacatccttttaggacgacTTAATCATAttccaccttgtgaaccaagagattGTTTGTGTTGTCAAACCAAACATTTTATTCCTACCTTTTTGGCCAAAACCTTGTTAACAAAAGTTGTTTGTGTTGTCAAACCAAACAATTTATTCCTTCTTTTTGACTAAAATACTTGTTTACTCTTCGGTTCaaagtttattccttcatggatccaagacATTATTTTCCCTTGATCTTGAACTATTTGTTCCTCAGCCAATGATATATTGTTCGTTGTACCCAACAATACTTTCTTATGGAACCCCATGTACATCCTCTTGGTATGACCTAATCAAGTCCCGCCTTGTGAACCAAGATGTTTGTGTTGTCAAACCAAACATTTTATTTCCTCTTTTTGGCCAAAACCTTATGAACTAAAAGTTGTTTGTGTTGTCAAACCAAACACTTTATCCCTTCTTTTTCGGCCAATATGCCTTTACCCTTTGGTTCAAAGTCATTTACCTTTATGGGTTCCCATGTTACCATTATGTTGGTACAAGTCATACTTTTTCATCATTGCAATCATATCCTTGAAGTTGTTTGTCTTGTTAGTCCTAGTTGCCTAGACAAACACTTCCTCGTCCTCCTTTGTTTCAGCCatagtaggctgaactacgattgctttgattttctcattgcacgatgagaatacgtagacacgaggatgcgaatccttggcaAGTATACTTATTTATTCCTCATTCCGCCTCAGGGCACCATCAATGTCTTTCATGGTCCATTATATACCTTCAATCATTAAATTGTTCACCCTAGTGACATACTATTTCTTTGAAACCGAAATATaattttctttggaattccatatatacccttttaggacgcctaatgaaaAGTCTGCGTTTGTACTAAGAGTTGTTTGTGTTGTCAAACCAAACATTGTATTCCTTCTTTTTCGGCCAATAAGCTTGTTTCCATATGCGGTACAAATTCCATTTttcctatggattccaatataccctGACCTTTGGTTCCAAATCATACTTTTGCTTTGCACTGTTACCAAAACCTTGATTCTTTGACTTTGGTCATTCATTACGTTCATCTCTATAatgcattcatattctaccttaattcacttcatgtgatataccttattatttgagccaaatacattatccctttgagctccatcttgtatCTCCTTATGAATCAAGAGTTATTTGTGTTATaaaatcaaacacttaattcctttaTTTTCGGTTGTTCCAATACAATGATACCATGTCGTAGGCCCCTCACTTATTGGTTCATACCAatttactcttgggttcatattgtcaccccttgttggagttcaaatcatattaTCCTTTGGGTCAGACCATACATTTATCACAATTGTTTTCACCTCCCgccattagttctatgaactacggagctctgaattccttattgcactataaggatacgtaggcatgagggccccaatcctcaccgagcactttatctagTTCTTTTCTTTTCCCTTGCTCTTTTGCGAGTAAACCTTTAGATATCACACTCATTCGAGCTAGAACAATAAAAACGGTTCCCATgaagtaccatggatgtttggggtgctaatacattccccttgcataaccgaatttcttacccaacatatctctttcccctgagttttatcgatgttttccctttccttcaagaataaataaagttcgacggcgattttgttgtatgttcgagcgtgtgatatgttcgggtatatttccgctagcttcgCTAGGTGAGCATGTCAATAATGTTATATGCCACTCGTTGTATCACCTCATGACGCCTAACTTCAAGACGATAGCCTCTTGATATGGGAGAAAAGGTCATTCTGATTTGGTTGAACAGCCGCCCAATTGGGTTTGCTTTATCGAAATATAATTCCCCCACCTATTGAACATAGAGGGTGACGTGTCTCAACTCACAATTGGCTAAGTTCAGTAAAATATTGGTAACCTTTTCCCCGTGATTTTAGGAAGAGTAAGTCTCACATAACCACGTCTTCAGATGAGGGATTTAGGGTTAAAAAATGGTTATTTATCTCTTTGTATTATGCTCAATGAGCCTCTATATATACATCATTCCCAAAATTAGAGAGGGATCTCCAATTTTCCAAAAAAACACGCATACACGGTTTCTCACCAATATGCGTGAGCTAGCCCTATGTAATATCCACATAACCTACACACCTCAAACATTCCTAGCTATCTTATTATACTTTTTTAGCAAGTACAAAACCTTTTTATCGTGTCGTTGGTTCTAATTTTGTCATAAACTTGGATTTGAATTACTATGTGTTTGTCTGTTTAACCAGTGAACCATCTGAGATTTGTCTCAATCCCACTATTTTTCATTGACAAAATCAAGAATAATCGCAAAATTGTCAAAATTTATCCAAAATATACTTAAATTTCCAAAACATGGGTTTTTCATTAGAACTTAGAACTTGAAAATGTTCATGCGCTTAGACAAAATGAACAACATGTTCAAGTTTTTGTCTTGTTCAACAAGAAATAACAAGAAACTAAATTGCTCACAAAAGTATAATCAAAATAAATTAACTAAAAATAACAAAAACAGATAAAATTACAAATTTTGGAGTGTAGTTGACAACAAATTTAATCTTCACTTTCTTTTTTTGTCTCGTCAGTATCTTCTTCTTCACTTCCTTCTTTATTTCCTTTGTCACTTTCCACTTTTGCGTTGTCACTTATGCTTGGTTCATCACCTCCACTTGCACTTAGTTCTCCTCCTCTAGCATTTGAACCCGGACCCATTCTCTTTGAGTAATATGGCTAGCCTTAAAGCCACTAAATCTATGTTATGAAATCCTCATGGTTAGGCACACCATGATATGGGGAGGTTGGATCATGCATTTTCATTTGTAACATGCTCATAGAATCATTAAGAGAAAACATGGCTTTATGACATGCATCATTAACATTCCAACTATGTGTAAAATAGGAATGTAGATTATGATCCATAGCATCAAAATTTTGTACTCTTTATTGATGCTCTAGAGATGCAGTAGTGAGTGTAGCAGGTGGAGGAGGTGCTTTACAGCTCTTTCTTGTGGATTTGGAGTAGTGGTGGATGAATTCTTCATCAAGGTTCAAGTTAATGTGGAGGTGATAATTGTTTGGGATATCCACTTGATGTTTTCTACATAATCCCTTAATCAACTCAGGGAAAGCTAGAGGAGGTTTAGCATTTGAATTAATGATATCCCAAATCTTATCTGAAATAATCTTTGTTATGTCTATTTTTCGATCAGTGAGGTTGTACAAGATAAGTTGCAATGTGCGTAGAGTTGGTGAAGAAGTTAGGTTGGATCATGCAATAAAGGTTAAGAAGTACTCCCTTCGTCCCACAATGAGTGTCTCAGTTGACCATTTCACACAGATtgaagaaaaataaataattgaaagATAGATAATGATATTTTTACGAAAGTACCCTTATCATGTATTGGAAATGCTAAAAGTAATATTAATTTAATAGTAAAATTGAAAAACATGCATTAAAAATTGAAATGAATTATTCATTTTGAAACACTCTTTTATTTCAAATGGATCACTCATTATGGAACGGAGGGAGTATCATCGACTTCTTGATCTCCAAAAACTCTTGCTTAGTCTATTCTACTAAACAAACCAGTTGTGTGGATATTTATTACAAAGAATGCAATAATTCAGCAAATAAGTCTTGCACGGTCTTTTGAAAGGCCTTTATTGATCCTCCTGAATGAATGATAATTTTGTAAGAGTGCTACCACAAATCTTTATATTAAAGAAATAAGAGCTTACTAATTTCTAAAAGAATAACTAACAATATTCAGATGCATCAAAATGGGTGAAGATAAAAATATCATTCGACATCTATTatttattataatatattaaCTCTGAGACACGAATTATTTGATTATATTAATTTTGAGACACAAATTATTTGATTGATAATTCATTATCTCTCATATCACATCAATTAAAATATGATACGACACTCTTCAAACTTTTCATCATCACTCATACCACATCAATTAAAATATGATGTGTCACTCTTCAAActttattaaaataaaacttcTAATATTCATTTTTACAAAATGTGTAATGTTCTACTCataatgattaaaataaaatactcTTCTTTATATATTCCACAAATTATTTCtctattttatttttcatatattaatcattattatttttttgtcTATCGTATTACATTGCTTAAAATAAAATGGTTAAATAATATTTTCAAATTTAACTTATAACTTTGCAATCGACAAACAAATATCTTTCTAAAATATAATTCTTAATTATAATTCTAATTACATGTTAAAAATTAAACTtcaaatataaaattaaataaatatttttcaGCCTATTACATATAAATGTCCAACAATATATAGtataaataattaatataaaaagACAATTCAATTGAATTAAATCAATTGTTACAAGACATTGTAAAATATGAATCGTTTGAATGTGGGACTAATACAATCtataaatgaaaaaatatttttgaagatgttgaaaaataaaacaataaaaaaaattttaaaattttatatatttatttcaaaattatgaTGTCTTATCTtacattttcataattcaaaaaaaaatgtACTTCAAAACTTAATTAAAAAACTGTTTATACTAAAGAAAATCAAGATCTTTCTAATATAATACTGCTTAAAATAACTCATCTCAATCACGGGCATATAAtcttaatttaattttttttataataaaaataaatcctcataaaagcaaagcaaaacaagAGCAAAATTCAATCTGTCTCAACTATATAGGTATACATTAATGAATGAGCTCAACAAAATACAGTGCAGAAGTTGCAAAGACCATTTAATCAGACACTACTCTTTTTCGAAAGGAAAAATAAACACTGTAAACAAAATTGGATAATGGTAAACATATAATCAGGTAAAGTGAATGCCCGTTTTGTTAAATAGAGAAAGCAGGTATAAGAACTCCTGCAAGGAGAGTTTGGACGACCTCTTCTCTTCAAAATCTCCTTCTTTCAGAACACCTAAAACCTTGTTTTTGAATTCAGATTGAGCCCCATTTGCAACCCCATCTTCAAGCTCCAtttcatcctcatcatcatctACTCCATCATCATCCACCTCCATCTCTTGATCgtcaacaaaatcagcaaaatTTGAGAAGTCGACTTTATTGTCTGCTTCCATCAACAAGCCTTCTTGAGAGATTTTAAGTGCCTGCACGGTCTTGTAATTCTTTTCAAGCATAGATATCACATTCTTTTGCCTGAATATTGCACCGAGTGTTTTGTTCTTTCTGTTAAAACAGATTCTTAAGAATCCATCCCATTCCTTTTGGTTAACTTCAATACGAGGCTTTCTAGGCTCAATACGTACCACGGAGGAATCAACCTTTGGTGGAGGCCTGAAATTGTTTCTTCCAACTTTGAGGAGGTGGGAGATACGAGCGTGGAGTTGTGTGTTTACAGTAAGACGGCAATAGAGTTTGTCACCTGGCAGAGCAACCAATCTCATGGCAAATTC from Lathyrus oleraceus cultivar Zhongwan6 chromosome 1, CAAS_Psat_ZW6_1.0, whole genome shotgun sequence includes:
- the LOC127119027 gene encoding ribosomal RNA small subunit methyltransferase, which gives rise to MAGGKMKKEKGKPSQHTPYQGGISFHKSKGQHILKNPLLVDSIVQKSGIKTTDVVLEIGPGTGNLTKKLLDAGKKVIAVEIDSRMVLELHKRFQGVPSSRLTVIQGDVLKTELPYFDICVANIPYQISSPLTFKLLNHQPSFRCAIIMYQREFAMRLVALPGDKLYCRLTVNTQLHARISHLLKVGRNNFRPPPKVDSSVVRIEPRKPRIEVNQKEWDGFLRICFNRKNKTLGAIFRQKNVISMLEKNYKTVQALKISQEGLLMEADNKVDFSNFADFVDDQEMEVDDDGVDDDEDEMELEDGVANGAQSEFKNKVLGVLKEGDFEEKRSSKLSLQEFLYLLSLFNKTGIHFT